In Clostridium omnivorum, the DNA window AAAGTTATAAAGTGAATATAGTTTTTATTCAAAGAGTAAATGCAGTAACAGATATAAATAAATAGTGTATTATTTTTTAATTGCTTTTTTATAATTAAAACTGCAGTAATGGCGTTTAAGCTACTAGCTGTAGTTAAAATAAATAAAGGGGGAAAAAACATGAAAAAGAAGCTTTCAATAATTTTAACTGTTTTTCTGATTTCATCTATAGCTTTTACTGGATGTACTAAAAAGGATGAAGGAACAACAAGTACAGCTAGCTCTGATGTTATAAAAATTGGAGTATTTGAACCAATAACAGGAGCTAATGCAGCAGGTGGGGCACTAGAGGTAGAGGGAGTTAAACTTGCTAATAAGATGTATCCTGAGGTGCTTGGAAAAAAAGTTGAGCTAGTAGTAGTAGATAATAAGTCAGATAAAGTAGAAGCTGCTAGTGCTGCAGCTAGATTAGTTGAAAAAGAAAAGGTATCTGCAATTATAGGAAGCTGGGGAAGTTCTTTATCTATGGCAGCAGGAGATATAGTAAAAAAGGGAAAAGTTCCGGCAGTAGGAGCGTCATGTACAAACCCATTAGTTACAAAAGGAAATGATTTTTACTTTAGAGTATGTTTTATAGATCCATTCCAGGGTACTGTTATGGCAAATTACGCTTATGGAAAGTTAAATGCTAAAAAAGCAGCTATAGTAGAGGAAGTATCTAATGATTATGCGGTAGGTCTTTCAAAGTTTTTTACAGACTCATTCAAAAAACTAACTGGAGATGATAACTGTATAGTAGCAGTGTCAAATTACAATACAGGAGATCAAGATTTTACGGCTCAATTAACAAACATTAACGCTAAAAATCCAGATATTATTTTTGCACCTGGTAATTTTACAGAGTCAGCTCTACTAATAAAACAAGCAAGACAACTTGGAATAAAAACTCCTATTATAGGTGGAGATACATGGGAGACTCCAGAGTTTATAGATATTGGTAAAGACGCAGTTGAAGGGGCTGTATTTTCAACTTTCTTTACATCAGAAAAGCCAATAACAAAGGAATCAGAAAAATTTTTAGAAGCATATAGAAAGCAGTATAATAAGGAACCAGCAGCAGTTACTGCTCTATCTTATGATGCCTATATATTAATTTTAGATGCAATTAAAAGAGCTAATAGTTCAGACCCAGTAAAAATACAAGAACAATTAGCTAAGACTAAGGGCTTTGAAGGGGCTGCAGGTATTATAACTCTTGATGAGAATGGAGATGCAGTTAAAAATGCTGTTATAAAGGTAGTTAAGAATGGTAAGTTCACATATTTAGATACTATCGAACCTCAAAAATAATAGTTTTTAAAATTTGATATAATTCCAGTTTTTACTGGAATTATATCAAACTAAATTTATGGGTGGTGAGAATATGAGCTTTGAAATGTTTTTACAACATCTTACTAATGGAATATCCCTAGGCAGCTTATATGCACTTATTGCAATTGGTTACACCATGGTATATGGGATACTGAGACTTATAAATTTTGCTCATGGAGATATATTTATGATGGCTACATACTTTGCCTTTTTTGGTGTTGTTAGTTTTAGTATGCCTTGGTATGTATCATTTATTGCGGCTATAATTCTTACAAGTGTGTTTGGAATGATGGTAGAGGTATCAGCTTATAGGCCATTAAGAGATGCACCTAAAATATCTATACTTATATCAGCTATAGGTGCTTCATTTCTTATAGAAAATGTAGCTATTGTACTATTTGGGGGGAGGCCAAAGGCATTTCCTCAGCCAAAATTATTTACCCAAGTAGTGAAAATAGGAAGTGTTTCATTACAAAGGCTTACATTTATAATTCCAGTAGTAACTATATTGCTTTTGTTATTCTTAGTTTATTTAATAAATCATACAAAAAGTGGGATGGCTATGAGAGCAGTATCTAAAGACCATGAAACTGCTAGGCTTATGGGGGTAGATGTGAATAAAATAATATCCTTAACCTTTGGAATAGGTTCTGCACTTGCAGCTGTTGGAGGTATGATGTGGGGATTAAAATTTCCGCAGATTGCTCCACTAATGGGAATTATACCAGGATTAAAGTGTTTTATTGCTGCAGTAATTGGTGGAATAGGAAATATAACAGGAGCAGTAATTGGAGGATTTATTTTAGGAATTGGTGAAATTATGTTAGTTGCCTTTCTTCCAGGATTAACGGGGTATAGAGATGCATTTGCATTTATAGTGCTTATATTAATTTTATTAATTAAACCTACTGGAATAATGGGCGAAAAAATATCAGAGAAGGTGTAGGCTATGAAGAAAAGAAATATGATTTTAAATGCAATTTCTATTTTGCTTTTATTAGCTTTTCTTATTTATGCAAATAATAACTTAGATGCATATAAGGTTAGAATATTAAACCTCTGTGCTATATATGTGGTATTAGGGTTAAGCATGAATTTAATTAATGGGTTTACGGGACAATTCTCACTTGGGCATGCCGGTTTTATGGCAGTTGGTGCTTATACTACAGCAATTCTTACTATGCCTCAGGCCGTAAAAACTCAAAATTTTTTTATGGTGCCAATGATTAGACCACTAGATTCAATTACCATGCCATTTTTTCCAGCACTACTAATAGCCGGAATATTATCTGCTTTTGTGGCATTTTTAATTGGAGCACCTGCGTTAAGACTTAAAGGTGATTACCTAGCAATAGCAACTTTAGGCTTTGCTGAAATAATAAGGGTTATATTTACAAATACTCAAAGTATTACAAATGGTGCTCTTGGATTAAAAGGGATTCCTAATACAACAAATCTTTGGTGGAGCTTTGGAATTGCCTTTTTTACCGTGGTATTTATGGCGCTATTAATAAACAGTAGTTATGGTCGAGCGCTAAAAGCAATTAGAGAAGATGAAGTTGCCGCAGAAAGCATGGGCATAAACCTATTTAAACATAAAGTACTATCCTTTATTATAGGTGCATTTTTTGCTGGTATTGGAGGAGGTCTTTTAGGTAACTTGCTTGGAACTATTGATCCACTTATGTTTAGATTCTTACTTACATTTAACATACTTCTAATAATAGTTTTAGGAGGAATGGGCAGTATCACAGGAACAATTATATCTGCATTTATTGTAACTATAGCAGGTGAAGCTTTAAGATTCTTAGATGAATCAATTAATCTAGGGTTTGTAGTTATTCCAGGAAAAGCTGGGCTTAGAATGGTTATATTTTCTATGCTGCTTATGCTTGTAGTTATATTCTATAGAAATGGAATTATGGGTACAAATGAGTTTAGCTGGGATAGGATTATAGCGAGATTTACTAGAAAACCTCTTAAAAAGGAGGGAGAATAATGACTGTATTAAGAACTGATAATATAACCATGCAATTTGGCGGGTTAACTGCTGTTAAGGATTTTAACTTGACTTTAAATAAAGGCGAAATAGTTGCATTGATAGGGCCTAATGGGGCAGGAAAGACAACTGCATTTAATATGATAACAGGAGTTTATAAGCCAACAAAGGGTACTATCTACTATAATGAAAAAGATATTACAGGGACTAGATCTGATGTAATAACAAAGATTGGCATTGCAAGAACCTTTCAAAATATTAGATTGTTTAAAGATTTAAGTGTACTTGATAATGTGCTTATAGCAAATCATCTACATATTAAGTCTAATTTTCTAGAGGCTACTTTTAGGCTGCCACGATATATGAGAGAAGAAAGAAATATGCTTAAAAAGTCATTAGAACTTCTTGATATAGTTGGATTAAGTAATATGAAGAATGAAAAATCAAGTTCATTACCTTATGGAAAGCAAAGGAGGCTTGAAATAGCTAGGGCTTTGGCTACAAATCCACAGATTCTTCTTTTAGACGAGCCAGCAGCAGGAATGAATCCAAAAGAAACTGAAGATTTAACTGCATTTATAAAGGATATTAGAAATGAGTTTGATTTAACTGTATTTATGATAGAACATCATATGCAGGTGGTTATGGATATATCAGATAGAATATATGTATTTGATTATGGAATTACTATTGCTGAGGGCAGTCCTAGTGAGATTCAATCAAATCAAAGAGTTATAGAGGCCTATCTGGGGGTGAACGAAGAAGATGCTTAAGGTAGATAATTTAGTGGTTTCATATGGTGGGATTGAAGCATTAAAAGGAGTAAGCTTTGAAGTTGAAGAGGGGAAGATTGTTTCATTAGTTGGTGCGAATGGAGCTGGTAAAAGCACTATTTTGAGAACAGTTGTTGGTCTTGTAAAACCTAAGAGTGGGGAGATAGTTTACAATAATAAAAACTTACTTCAACAAAAGACAAGGGATATGGTGAAGGAAGGTATTGTATTAGTTCCTGAAGGAAGACGGGTATTTGCAAATCTTAGTGTTATTGAGAATTTAAAGATAGGTGCTTATTTTAGAAAAGATGAGAAAAATATAAAAGATGATATAGAATGGGTATATAATTTGTTTCCAAGATTAAAAGAAAGAAGTTGGCAGTCAGCAGGTACTCTCTCTGGTGGGGAGCAGCAAATGTTAGCAGTCGGTAGAGCGCTTATGTCAAAACCTAAGCTTTTAATGATGGATGAACCATCTTTAGGATTGGCTCCATTAGTTGTAAAGGATATATTTAGTATTATTAAAGAAATACACAAACAGGGAGTAACTATATTACTAATTGAGCAAAACGCAAATGCAGCCCTCCACATTGCAGATATTGCTTATGTTATAGAAACAGGAAGAATAACTTTAAAGGGGACTGGTAAAGAACTTCTTATAAATGAAGAAGTTAAAAAGGCATATCTAGGGCAGAGTGCGAAAAGTTAGGAATAGAGCTAGCAGAATTTAAACTGCTAGCTTTATTTTTTAGAATGGCTTTCTTTTTAAGAAATTATATTATTTATTAAGAAGGTTTTAAGCTATTTAGGCATATGTATACGAATTTAATTATAAATATAATGTATAGGGCTTTATATTTAAGAAATTTCATTAATATAGGCCTATATTTATAAAAAAGGGAGGTATATTTATGATTAAACTGTTAGGTATTTTAATTATTTTAGTTGGCTTTATTTTAAAACTAGATACCATAGCTGTAGTTGTGGTGGCTGGCATTACAACTGGTTTAGTTTCTGGAATGTCTTTTAATGAAATTATGACGGTATTAGGAAAGGCTTTTGTTGAGAATAGGTATATGTCGTTAT includes these proteins:
- a CDS encoding ABC transporter substrate-binding protein, yielding MKKKLSIILTVFLISSIAFTGCTKKDEGTTSTASSDVIKIGVFEPITGANAAGGALEVEGVKLANKMYPEVLGKKVELVVVDNKSDKVEAASAAARLVEKEKVSAIIGSWGSSLSMAAGDIVKKGKVPAVGASCTNPLVTKGNDFYFRVCFIDPFQGTVMANYAYGKLNAKKAAIVEEVSNDYAVGLSKFFTDSFKKLTGDDNCIVAVSNYNTGDQDFTAQLTNINAKNPDIIFAPGNFTESALLIKQARQLGIKTPIIGGDTWETPEFIDIGKDAVEGAVFSTFFTSEKPITKESEKFLEAYRKQYNKEPAAVTALSYDAYILILDAIKRANSSDPVKIQEQLAKTKGFEGAAGIITLDENGDAVKNAVIKVVKNGKFTYLDTIEPQK
- a CDS encoding ABC transporter ATP-binding protein — protein: MLKVDNLVVSYGGIEALKGVSFEVEEGKIVSLVGANGAGKSTILRTVVGLVKPKSGEIVYNNKNLLQQKTRDMVKEGIVLVPEGRRVFANLSVIENLKIGAYFRKDEKNIKDDIEWVYNLFPRLKERSWQSAGTLSGGEQQMLAVGRALMSKPKLLMMDEPSLGLAPLVVKDIFSIIKEIHKQGVTILLIEQNANAALHIADIAYVIETGRITLKGTGKELLINEEVKKAYLGQSAKS
- a CDS encoding branched-chain amino acid ABC transporter permease, producing MKKRNMILNAISILLLLAFLIYANNNLDAYKVRILNLCAIYVVLGLSMNLINGFTGQFSLGHAGFMAVGAYTTAILTMPQAVKTQNFFMVPMIRPLDSITMPFFPALLIAGILSAFVAFLIGAPALRLKGDYLAIATLGFAEIIRVIFTNTQSITNGALGLKGIPNTTNLWWSFGIAFFTVVFMALLINSSYGRALKAIREDEVAAESMGINLFKHKVLSFIIGAFFAGIGGGLLGNLLGTIDPLMFRFLLTFNILLIIVLGGMGSITGTIISAFIVTIAGEALRFLDESINLGFVVIPGKAGLRMVIFSMLLMLVVIFYRNGIMGTNEFSWDRIIARFTRKPLKKEGE
- a CDS encoding ABC transporter ATP-binding protein, with protein sequence MTVLRTDNITMQFGGLTAVKDFNLTLNKGEIVALIGPNGAGKTTAFNMITGVYKPTKGTIYYNEKDITGTRSDVITKIGIARTFQNIRLFKDLSVLDNVLIANHLHIKSNFLEATFRLPRYMREERNMLKKSLELLDIVGLSNMKNEKSSSLPYGKQRRLEIARALATNPQILLLDEPAAGMNPKETEDLTAFIKDIRNEFDLTVFMIEHHMQVVMDISDRIYVFDYGITIAEGSPSEIQSNQRVIEAYLGVNEEDA
- a CDS encoding branched-chain amino acid ABC transporter permease, which codes for MSFEMFLQHLTNGISLGSLYALIAIGYTMVYGILRLINFAHGDIFMMATYFAFFGVVSFSMPWYVSFIAAIILTSVFGMMVEVSAYRPLRDAPKISILISAIGASFLIENVAIVLFGGRPKAFPQPKLFTQVVKIGSVSLQRLTFIIPVVTILLLLFLVYLINHTKSGMAMRAVSKDHETARLMGVDVNKIISLTFGIGSALAAVGGMMWGLKFPQIAPLMGIIPGLKCFIAAVIGGIGNITGAVIGGFILGIGEIMLVAFLPGLTGYRDAFAFIVLILILLIKPTGIMGEKISEKV